The nucleotide sequence GACGTCTGCTTGCCCTGCTGGGCGCGCCGGGCCTTGGCGATGAAGGGCCGCACGGCGTCGCGCAGCTTGGCGGCGTTCTCCTCGGAGAGGTCGATCTCGTACTGCGCGCCGTCGAGGCCGAAGCGCACGGTCTCCTCCGCGGGCCCGCCGTCGAGGTCGTCCTCGAGAATGATCTGCACGGTCTGTGCCATAACTGGAACTCTCCTCCGCCTTTCGGCGCTCGTCTCTGCCCGGCCGCGCCGAGAGCGGCGCTTCCTGAGGCGGTGCTGATTCCCCCGTGTGATACCGGATGATCCTGATCGTGAATTCCGGAGAACTCCGACGGACCCGAACACCCGGCGTCGTCGAGTTTATCCTACAATTACCGGGCGGAATTCAACAGCACGAAAAGGCGGACAAACAGGGCGCCAATTCGAATTCATTCGAAAGACGGTGCGGCGGGGGCCGGGAGCTCAGCGCTCCGTCCGGCGGCCGCGGCGCGGGGAGTGGCCGAACGGCAGGTCCTCGCCGTCGCGCTGCTTGAGCTCCTCGTACCAGCGCTCGGCGTCCTCCTGCGAGCGGGACTCGACGGCGCGCTCCGTGCGGTCGCCGCGGAAGATCCAGCGGAGGATGAACCAGAAGATGATGCCGATGCTGATCGAGGGCAGCAGGACAGCGATGTATTCCATGGGTGCGATTCTCCCGGGGAGATCTGGGCGGAGGCTGGGGACGGCGAGGGGCCGCGGCACGGCCGCGGCCCGGGCTCAGTCCTGCTCGGGCTTCATGAGGGGGAACAGGATGGTCTCCCGGATCCCCAGGTCGGTGAAGAGCATGATGAGCCGGTCCAGGCCCAGGCCCAGGCCGCCCATGGGCGGGGCGCCGTGCTCGAGGGCGCGCAGGAAGTCCTCGTCCAGCCGCATGGCCTCGTCGTCGCCGGCCGCGGCCCGGTGGGACTGCTCGGTGAGCCGCTCGCGCTGGACCACGGGGTCGATCAGCTCGGAGAACGCCGTGCCGCGCTCCATCCCCCCGATGATCAGGTCCCACGCCTCGATCAGGCCGTGCTCGGAGCGGTGCTGGCGGGCGAGCGGCTGCGCCGAGGGCGGGTAGTCGCACACGAAGGTCGGCTGGACCAGGGTGGGCTCCACGATCTCGCCGAACAGCTCGAGCACGTACTTCTCCGAGTCCCACATCGGGCCGACGGGGACCTCGTGCTCCTCGGCGATCCGGTGCAGGGTCTCCACGGGGGTCTCCGGGGTGATCCGCTGCCCCACGGCCTCGGAGAGGGCGGGGTAGACGGACAGCCAGCGCCACTCCCCGCGCAGGTCGATCGTGCCCTTGTCCGTCTCGATGGTGTCGACGCCCAGGGCGTCGGCGCACGCGAGGATGATCTCCTTGATCCGCTCGGCCATCGTGAACTGGTCGGCGTAGGCCTCGTAGGCCTCCAGGGTGGTGAACTCGGGGCTGTGCGAGGAGTCGACGCCCTCGTTGCGGAAGACCCGCCCGATCTCGAAGACCCGCTCGATCCCGCCGACCACGGCGCGCTTGAGGTAGAGCTCCGTGGCGATGCGCAGGGTCATGTCCTGGTCGAACGCGTTGAGGTGCGTCTCGAACGGCCGGGCCGTGGCCCCGCCGTGCACGAGCTGCAGGATCGGCGTCTCGATCTCCACGTAGCCGCGCTCCACCAGGACGTTGCGCACCGTCTGGATGATCCGCGCCCGCTGCACGACGACGTCGCGGGCCTCGGGCCGGACGATGAGGTCGAGGTAGCGCCGGCGCACCCGGGTCTCCTCGCTGAGCTCGTTGTGCAGCGTGGGCAGAGGCCGGAGCGCCTTGGACGCCATGGTCCAGGCGTCGGCCATCACGGAGAGCTCGCCGCGGCGGGAGGCGATCACCTCGCCGTGCACGGCGACGAAGTCGCCGAGGTCCACGAGGGACTTCCACTCGCCCAGGGACTCCTCCCCCACCTTCGCCAGGGAGAGCATCACCTGCAGGCGGGTGCCGTCCCCCTCCTGGAGGGTGGCGAAGCACAGCTTGCCGGTGTTGCGCACGAAGACCACGCGCCCGGCCACGCCGACGAACTGCCCGGTCTCCTCGCCGGGCTCGAGGTGGCCGTGGGCCTCCCGCACCTCGGCGAGGGTGTGCGTGCGCTCCACGCCCACGGGGTAGGCCTCCCGGCCCGACTCGAGGAGCCGGGCGCGCTTGGCGAGGCGGAACTGCATCTGGTCCGAGAGCTCGGCCTGCTCGGCCTCTGCCTGGGCGGTCGGGGAGGTGTTCTGCGCGTTGGTCACAGTTGTCCAGGATAACGGGGAGGGTCAAATCCCGGCCGGGGCCCTCACAGCACGAGGTTGTCGATCAGCCGGGTGCCGCCCACGTGGGCGGCCACGAGGGCAAGGGCGCCGGGCGCCGGCTCGACCGGCGCCAGGGTGCGGGGGTCGACGACGACGAGGTAGTCGAGCCGGACCCCGTCCTCGGCGTCGATCCGCCGCCGGGCGGCCTCGAGCTCCAGCTCCCCGGCGGCGAGCGCCCGCAGGGTGCGCGGGAGCACGAGCGCGGAGCGGCGCTGCGCGGCGTCGAGGTAGCGGTTGCGGGAGGACAGGGCCAGCCCGTCCTCGTCGCGCACGATGGGCACGGGCCGGACGGTGACGGGCAGGTCGAAGTCGGCGACCATCCGGCGCACGAGGAGCAGCTGCTGGGCGTCCTTCTCCCCGAAGTACGCCCGGAACGCGGCCGGCCCGGGCGGGGCGGTGATGTTGAGCAGCTTGTTGACCACGGTCAGGGCGCCGTCGAAGTGGCCGGGGCGGCTCGCGCCGTCGAGCACGGCACCGAGCCGGCCGGAGGTGACGCGCACGAGGGGCTCCCCGTCCGGGTACATCTCCGCCGTCGACGGGGCGAAGACGAGATCGGCGCCGAACCGGCCGAGCAGCTCGACGTCTGCCTCGAGGGTGCGCGGATAGCGCTCGAAGTCCTCGTCGGGGCCGAACTGCAGCGGGTTCACGAAGACCGAGACCGCGACCACGGTGTTCTCCTGCCGGGCGAGGCGCACCAGGTGGCCGTGCCCCTCGTGCAGGGCGCCCATGGTGGGCACGAGGCCCAGGGACGCCCGCTCACCGGGCGCCCCGTCCCGGGCCGCGCCGAGCCGGTCGGCCAGCGCGGCCCGGAACTCCTCGATGCCCCGGCAGACGCGGGGGACGCCGGTGGGGGCGCCGGTGGGGTCGCTCACGGGGTCTCCTCTCCGTCGGTGCCGCCGGTG is from Kocuria rosea and encodes:
- a CDS encoding histone-like nucleoid-structuring protein Lsr2, with the protein product MAQTVQIILEDDLDGGPAEETVRFGLDGAQYEIDLSEENAAKLRDAVRPFIAKARRAQQGKQTSKQARPTGKSNPDTAAIRQWARENGHPVSDRGRIHQDVQKAYYDAHK
- the lysS gene encoding lysine--tRNA ligase, yielding MTNAQNTSPTAQAEAEQAELSDQMQFRLAKRARLLESGREAYPVGVERTHTLAEVREAHGHLEPGEETGQFVGVAGRVVFVRNTGKLCFATLQEGDGTRLQVMLSLAKVGEESLGEWKSLVDLGDFVAVHGEVIASRRGELSVMADAWTMASKALRPLPTLHNELSEETRVRRRYLDLIVRPEARDVVVQRARIIQTVRNVLVERGYVEIETPILQLVHGGATARPFETHLNAFDQDMTLRIATELYLKRAVVGGIERVFEIGRVFRNEGVDSSHSPEFTTLEAYEAYADQFTMAERIKEIILACADALGVDTIETDKGTIDLRGEWRWLSVYPALSEAVGQRITPETPVETLHRIAEEHEVPVGPMWDSEKYVLELFGEIVEPTLVQPTFVCDYPPSAQPLARQHRSEHGLIEAWDLIIGGMERGTAFSELIDPVVQRERLTEQSHRAAAGDDEAMRLDEDFLRALEHGAPPMGGLGLGLDRLIMLFTDLGIRETILFPLMKPEQD
- the panC gene encoding pantoate--beta-alanine ligase yields the protein MSDPTGAPTGVPRVCRGIEEFRAALADRLGAARDGAPGERASLGLVPTMGALHEGHGHLVRLARQENTVVAVSVFVNPLQFGPDEDFERYPRTLEADVELLGRFGADLVFAPSTAEMYPDGEPLVRVTSGRLGAVLDGASRPGHFDGALTVVNKLLNITAPPGPAAFRAYFGEKDAQQLLLVRRMVADFDLPVTVRPVPIVRDEDGLALSSRNRYLDAAQRRSALVLPRTLRALAAGELELEAARRRIDAEDGVRLDYLVVVDPRTLAPVEPAPGALALVAAHVGGTRLIDNLVL